The Leptospira terpstrae serovar Hualin str. LT 11-33 = ATCC 700639 nucleotide sequence TAGCAAAAGTGCGAGAAAGGATTTTCTAGAGAAAGAGTACATACATTCTTCCTTGGGTTTTTTCTTCTTTGACAACATTGATTACCGGTTTACCACCGAGAGATAAAAAGGCATCTCCACCTGCTTTCAGATCCCAAATTTCTCCCCGGAAAAATACATTAATTCCGGCTTTAACCTTAGGATCTTTCAAACGACCAGCCATGGCATATTTTTTCCATGCTGTTCGTTCCGATATCAAACCAATATCCTTCTTTTCTATATCTTTCGGATTCGCATAACCGTTGTAACCATTCCATTTAGTTGTCCAGGCATCAGCAGGTGCCACAAAAGAAGGAACGGCCAAAAGTTCTGCTTCCGATTTTTGTAATTCCTCATACACTTCAGGAAACCAAGAATCAGCACAAACCATCGTATATAACTTACCGAGAGAGGTTTGATAAGTAGGGTTTTCTTCTAATTTTCCTTCTTTTAAAAATTCTTTCTCCTCGATAATGGGAAAGAGTTTACGAACGATTTGGTCATCCACTTGTCCATCGGGATGAAAATAAAAACTTACGTTTTCCAAAGGGCCATCGGTGGGAGTGATTTTTCCTTCAATGACTTTGGGATGAGGGAGGACAATGGAACCTGCTACAATTGCTACCCTATATTCGCGTGCAAGTCTAAGAAACACAGATTGGTATCTGTCAGACATCTGCCAAGCCTTCATCCGAAATAGTGTTTCTTTCAAACTATCTGCAGAGTAAGAATTACTAAATAGATAATGCCAAAGAAAGGAACCTAGGTTTTGTTTTACGAGTACTTCCATAGCCTCTTGGATTGTATTCGTTGCAAAAATAGATTTGTCTTCGGCTGTCACTACAAGCCAAGTTCCGATATATTCCGGAAGGACGATGATACTGCGATCGACAAAG carries:
- a CDS encoding nitrilase-related carbon-nitrogen hydrolase, which codes for MRFFVSFSVFVSLSIFTIQCQKQVVPQEEITKFLPKPKVYIQTVGTGKRGSFVGMEPYLNQYSYATEDSFYLALRDYFQMAKEKELLFVDRSIIVLPEYIGTWLVVTAEDKSIFATNTIQEAMEVLVKQNLGSFLWHYLFSNSYSADSLKETLFRMKAWQMSDRYQSVFLRLAREYRVAIVAGSIVLPHPKVIEGKITPTDGPLENVSFYFHPDGQVDDQIVRKLFPIIEEKEFLKEGKLEENPTYQTSLGKLYTMVCADSWFPEVYEELQKSEAELLAVPSFVAPADAWTTKWNGYNGYANPKDIEKKDIGLISERTAWKKYAMAGRLKDPKVKAGINVFFRGEIWDLKAGGDAFLSLGGKPVINVVKEEKTQGRMYVLFL